Proteins encoded by one window of Tunturibacter psychrotolerans:
- a CDS encoding DUF1800 domain-containing protein encodes MRRLLLILVALSIAAPAHPQARPTAKPAKPKPSIPAKSALLTQQERAQQLLNRFTFGPRPGDLEKVLALGPDKWFEQQLNPASIPDTALDHRLADYTTLTLQPEQALQLFPDHFTIGQIAEGRRPYPDDPLLIAMYEVQVAKFYKDQDLHKLNADGKPNLAPPTEAEAAAQKKTDQETAARVAGELFALPKNQRMPTLIKLTIPDRIAFTTYVSGDQKNLLLADFNPREREIFTGMAANAGSLKNIINELSEAKILRAILSERQLQEVMADFWFNHFNIFIGKDSDTWYTTSFERDAIRKHALGKFRDLLLATASSPAMMIYLDNWLSIGPESLANGVNPANPNSNRGNNGLNENYGREVMELHTLGVNGGYTQADVTALAAILTGWTVERPNQAGPFLYDYKKHEPGPKQWRGHTISSEPTAQPGSPTNTQAGLKEGIQALTLLAADPHTAHFISYKLAQRFIADEPPAALVDRMAATYLSTDGDIKSILRTLVQSPEFNSKKYFRNKVKTPMEFVASAFRTTDTNPINPAALVETLKSMGMPLYYALPPIGYYITADRWMNSSALVSRLNFAYSLTEGKLANQKFDAAHVLALGLLSQPSATQSPEVSAKEKSNRANFSEALLTSEPTADQPSQASPPPAGRNVALGVLESTLIGAEVSVQTNQLIGKQIEQLSATNSTDTLNLLTALVMGSPEFQLR; translated from the coding sequence ATGCGAAGGCTCTTGCTCATCCTCGTAGCTCTATCGATCGCCGCCCCAGCGCATCCCCAGGCCAGGCCCACCGCCAAACCCGCAAAGCCCAAGCCCTCAATCCCTGCAAAATCCGCCCTACTCACCCAGCAGGAACGAGCTCAGCAACTCCTCAACCGCTTCACCTTCGGCCCGCGCCCCGGCGACCTCGAAAAAGTCCTCGCTCTAGGCCCCGACAAGTGGTTCGAGCAGCAGCTCAACCCCGCCAGCATCCCCGACACCGCACTCGACCACCGCCTCGCCGACTACACCACCCTCACCCTCCAGCCCGAGCAAGCCCTCCAACTCTTCCCCGATCACTTCACCATCGGCCAGATCGCCGAGGGCCGCCGCCCGTACCCCGACGACCCCCTCCTCATCGCAATGTACGAAGTACAGGTCGCAAAATTCTACAAAGATCAGGACCTCCACAAACTAAACGCCGACGGCAAACCGAACCTAGCCCCACCCACCGAAGCCGAAGCCGCCGCGCAAAAAAAGACCGACCAGGAAACCGCCGCTCGCGTAGCCGGAGAACTCTTCGCCCTCCCTAAAAATCAGCGGATGCCCACCCTCATCAAGCTGACCATCCCCGACCGCATCGCCTTCACCACCTACGTCTCCGGCGACCAGAAAAATCTTCTCCTAGCCGACTTCAATCCTCGCGAACGCGAGATCTTCACCGGTATGGCCGCCAACGCCGGCTCCCTTAAAAACATCATCAACGAACTCTCCGAAGCCAAGATCCTGCGCGCCATCCTCAGCGAGCGCCAGCTCCAAGAGGTCATGGCCGACTTCTGGTTCAATCACTTCAACATCTTCATCGGTAAAGACTCTGACACCTGGTACACCACCAGCTTCGAGCGCGACGCCATCCGCAAACACGCCCTCGGCAAGTTCCGCGACCTGCTCCTCGCTACCGCCTCCAGCCCGGCCATGATGATCTACCTCGACAACTGGCTCTCCATCGGCCCCGAATCCCTCGCCAACGGAGTCAACCCCGCCAATCCCAACTCCAACCGTGGCAACAATGGCCTCAACGAGAACTACGGCAGGGAAGTCATGGAGCTCCACACGCTTGGCGTCAACGGTGGCTACACCCAGGCCGACGTCACCGCCCTAGCCGCCATCCTCACTGGCTGGACCGTCGAGCGTCCCAACCAGGCCGGCCCCTTCCTCTACGACTACAAGAAACACGAACCCGGCCCCAAGCAATGGCGAGGCCACACCATCTCGTCTGAACCAACAGCGCAACCAGGCTCTCCCACTAACACGCAGGCAGGGTTGAAAGAGGGAATCCAAGCCCTGACCCTCCTCGCCGCCGACCCACACACCGCGCACTTCATCAGTTACAAATTAGCCCAGCGCTTCATAGCCGACGAGCCGCCAGCCGCCCTCGTAGACCGCATGGCCGCCACCTACCTCTCCACCGACGGTGACATAAAATCCATCCTCCGTACCCTCGTCCAGTCACCCGAGTTCAACTCGAAAAAGTACTTCCGCAACAAGGTCAAAACTCCAATGGAGTTCGTAGCCTCCGCCTTTCGCACCACCGACACCAATCCCATTAACCCAGCCGCCCTCGTCGAAACCCTCAAGTCGATGGGCATGCCCCTCTACTACGCACTCCCGCCCATCGGTTACTACATCACGGCCGATCGCTGGATGAACTCCTCCGCCCTGGTCAGCCGTCTAAACTTTGCTTACTCGCTCACCGAAGGCAAGCTGGCCAACCAGAAGTTCGACGCGGCCCACGTTCTCGCGCTAGGCCTCCTCTCCCAACCATCCGCTACGCAAAGCCCGGAGGTATCTGCGAAAGAAAAATCTAACCGCGCGAACTTCTCCGAGGCTCTACTCACCTCCGAGCCCACCGCCGATCAACCCAGCCAGGCTTCTCCCCCTCCCGCCGGCCGAAACGTCGCCCTGGGAGTTCTCGAGTCGACCCTCATCGGAGCCGAAGTTTCCGTCCAAACCAACCAGCTCATCGGGAAGCAGATCGAGCAGCTTTCCGCGACCAACTCGACCGACACTCTCAACCTGCTCACCGCTCTCGTGATGGGCAGCCCGGAGTTCCAACTTCGCTGA
- a CDS encoding GNAT family N-acetyltransferase, with product MSKWVDRMVGEGYGERMSGIRVATVQDANAIARVHVESWRTTYAGIVPEAYLASLEVEQREGSWREWLGLDVDVFVAEVDGEVVGFVGGGAIREPVEGFDGELFAIYLLREAQRRGIGMALLKRLAGSLKKRRLGSMVAWVLEDNSSGGFYSRSGGVRVASKEMEVGGVMLPVVAYGWNDLRTIGAGVARGSA from the coding sequence TTGAGTAAATGGGTTGATCGTATGGTGGGCGAAGGCTATGGTGAGCGCATGAGCGGGATTCGAGTTGCTACGGTGCAGGATGCGAATGCGATTGCGCGGGTGCATGTGGAGAGCTGGCGGACGACGTATGCGGGTATCGTGCCGGAGGCTTATCTGGCGAGCCTGGAGGTGGAGCAGCGGGAGGGTTCGTGGCGGGAGTGGCTTGGGCTTGATGTGGATGTGTTCGTTGCAGAGGTGGATGGTGAGGTGGTGGGGTTCGTTGGTGGTGGGGCCATTCGTGAGCCTGTGGAGGGGTTCGATGGGGAGTTGTTTGCGATCTACCTGTTGCGGGAGGCGCAGCGGCGTGGGATTGGGATGGCTCTTTTGAAGAGGCTGGCTGGGTCGTTGAAGAAGAGAAGGCTCGGGAGCATGGTGGCCTGGGTGCTTGAAGATAACTCTTCTGGTGGCTTTTATTCGCGGTCGGGTGGTGTGCGGGTGGCTTCAAAGGAGATGGAAGTGGGTGGGGTGATGCTTCCGGTGGTGGCTTATGGTTGGAACGATCTCCGAACGATAGGGGCGGGTGTTGCTCGTGGGTCAGCTTGA
- a CDS encoding DUF885 domain-containing protein: MTSPSNAALVTIIFACLPVSPIHAQSTPEQRSKQLKALFAEYWEDNLRHSPEFATYLGDKRYNNQWSDYSGPGFVDQLRREQIFLDRLKAIDTTGVPDQDRISAQLLTRSFVEDQESAPFKEWEMPVSQFSGFHTGFPRLVASTAFDTAKDYDDYIVRLNTVSKPFSQIIADMDAGVADKRVPPKFLLEQVVVQVNAILAIKPEDSPFAAPLKKFPATVSTADQKRIREAVMMAITSQVYPTYRRFGTYVSTTYIPHGRTEAGVWAITDGDAYYAFLIRQSTTLNKSAGEIHQIGLAEVARDEVEMLAIAKKLGYGDLKSFNAAVKANPKLHPTSRQQLIDSYNLYINDMKAKLPDLFGVLPKAPLEVLPVPEYMEKQQSAAYYQTGTPDGKRPGKVFVNTYNFSDRGLEGVEAIAYHEGLPGHHLQNSIAQEQTGLPAFRQQGNYIAYGEGWGLYSERLGKEVGFYRDPYSDYGRLEGDIWRAIRLVVDTGVHSKHWTRQQMVDYFHDHSSVDETNIQSEVDRYIAWPGQALGYKMGQLKLIELRERSQKALGAKFDIRKFHDLVIDSGALPLDVLDTRVDEWIAIQKPSSH, translated from the coding sequence ATGACCAGCCCCTCGAACGCAGCCCTAGTGACCATTATCTTCGCGTGCTTGCCGGTTTCTCCGATCCATGCACAGAGTACGCCAGAGCAACGTTCCAAGCAGCTCAAAGCGCTTTTTGCCGAATATTGGGAGGACAACCTTCGCCATTCTCCTGAATTCGCCACTTATCTTGGCGACAAGCGCTACAACAACCAATGGAGCGACTACTCCGGTCCAGGGTTTGTCGATCAACTAAGGCGCGAGCAAATCTTCCTCGACCGGCTGAAGGCCATTGACACCACCGGAGTTCCTGACCAGGACAGGATCTCGGCGCAACTATTGACGAGATCTTTTGTGGAAGATCAGGAGTCCGCTCCCTTTAAAGAATGGGAGATGCCTGTCAGCCAGTTCAGTGGTTTCCACACGGGTTTTCCGCGACTCGTTGCTTCCACCGCCTTCGACACAGCAAAGGACTATGACGACTACATCGTTCGCCTCAATACCGTCTCCAAGCCGTTCTCGCAAATCATCGCCGATATGGATGCCGGTGTTGCGGACAAACGCGTTCCACCGAAGTTTCTGCTTGAGCAGGTCGTAGTTCAGGTGAACGCCATTCTTGCGATCAAGCCTGAAGATTCGCCTTTCGCTGCGCCGCTGAAGAAGTTTCCCGCTACGGTAAGCACTGCCGATCAAAAGCGCATTCGCGAAGCTGTGATGATGGCGATCACCTCGCAGGTGTACCCAACCTATCGGCGCTTCGGCACGTACGTTTCGACGACGTACATTCCGCACGGGCGTACGGAAGCCGGCGTCTGGGCGATCACCGATGGCGACGCGTATTATGCTTTTCTCATTCGCCAAAGCACAACGCTAAACAAGAGCGCGGGCGAAATTCATCAGATCGGGCTCGCGGAGGTGGCACGCGACGAGGTCGAGATGCTGGCGATCGCCAAGAAGCTTGGCTACGGCGACCTGAAGAGCTTCAATGCGGCTGTGAAGGCCAACCCAAAGTTACATCCCACTTCAAGGCAGCAGCTCATCGACTCGTACAATCTGTATATCAACGACATGAAGGCCAAGCTGCCCGATCTCTTCGGTGTGCTTCCCAAGGCACCACTTGAAGTGCTTCCTGTGCCTGAATACATGGAGAAGCAGCAATCCGCGGCTTATTACCAGACAGGCACGCCCGACGGCAAACGTCCGGGAAAGGTTTTCGTAAACACCTACAACTTTTCTGACCGTGGGCTGGAGGGTGTCGAAGCGATCGCCTATCACGAAGGCCTCCCGGGCCACCATCTGCAGAACAGCATCGCACAGGAGCAGACTGGACTTCCCGCGTTTCGCCAGCAGGGAAACTACATTGCCTACGGCGAAGGATGGGGACTGTATAGCGAACGGCTCGGTAAAGAAGTCGGCTTCTACCGGGATCCCTACAGCGACTACGGACGACTGGAAGGTGATATCTGGCGTGCTATTCGGCTTGTCGTGGACACAGGCGTGCACTCTAAGCACTGGACGCGCCAGCAGATGGTGGACTACTTCCATGACCACTCTTCCGTCGATGAAACCAATATCCAAAGCGAAGTCGATCGCTATATTGCGTGGCCGGGGCAGGCGCTTGGATACAAGATGGGCCAACTCAAACTGATCGAACTACGCGAACGTTCGCAGAAAGCACTCGGAGCAAAGTTCGACATTCGCAAATTCCACGACCTCGTGATCGACTCCGGTGCGCTTCCACTTGATGTGCTCGATACGCGCGTGGACGAATGGATCGCGATACAAAAACCGAGCAGCCACTGA